The Nocardioides campestrisoli genome includes a window with the following:
- a CDS encoding vWA domain-containing protein, whose product MRTPFPRILLLLAPLFGLALLGTALLTLPGAAATAPASPEAVAEGAGRMVLVLDSSGSMQERSGSTTKIEAAKAALRQVVEQLPDDAQVGVRVFGAKVFDRGEPGACTDSQNVVPVGPVDRAALTSAVADYQPYGETPIGHALREAAEDLGPAVEGEPRTIVLLSDGEPTCQPDPCRVAAELAEQGIDLSINVVGLDVSGKARSALQCIARSGNGDYYDAGSAEELAQRLLKVSVRDLRGFRLVGEQVEGGTTVGTALPLEPGTYLDTTLPDQGARHYLLDKPAGGGVSVSALVRRPRDLTTSWNTVLRVALSTPEGTTCAQNYAVTNQLLGMTPITSTGIAYDQVVSSDDADDPCAAAEQLVATVVSGAGGEDFRLQAGSRPAVENLDALPAAVERTDEGLQPVPVPASGPREPVIGGVSFDDAPELVPGTTYADTLRPSEVLVYKVRAGYGQAVRMSARLDPDPQAAQVITFTGAAAALRSYSALGQQLAVPAAEQDGARSHDFYHGDRASLLTGVVPPVRVRNAESPDAGLKTLVADGYQYFALGMGRLPGEEANEFVAPVALRVEVVGTEEGVPELAGQERGPLAEEPDGAGDGTGGDEAGGPGSSDAGGPVLWWALGGAAVLVAAAAAFALGRRSRA is encoded by the coding sequence ATGCGAACGCCCTTCCCTCGGATCCTCCTCCTGCTCGCCCCGCTGTTCGGCCTCGCGCTGCTGGGCACCGCGCTGCTGACCCTGCCGGGTGCCGCGGCGACGGCCCCGGCGTCGCCCGAGGCCGTCGCGGAGGGGGCGGGACGGATGGTCCTGGTGCTCGACTCCTCGGGCTCGATGCAGGAGCGCTCCGGGTCGACCACGAAGATCGAGGCGGCCAAGGCCGCGTTGCGGCAAGTGGTCGAGCAGCTCCCCGACGACGCACAGGTCGGCGTACGCGTCTTCGGGGCGAAGGTCTTCGACCGCGGCGAGCCGGGTGCCTGCACCGACTCGCAGAACGTGGTGCCCGTGGGCCCGGTGGACCGCGCGGCGCTGACCTCGGCGGTCGCCGACTACCAGCCCTACGGGGAGACCCCGATCGGGCACGCCCTGCGTGAGGCGGCCGAGGACCTCGGCCCCGCTGTCGAGGGCGAGCCGCGCACGATCGTGCTGCTCTCCGACGGGGAGCCCACCTGCCAGCCCGACCCGTGCCGGGTGGCCGCGGAGCTCGCCGAGCAGGGCATCGACCTGAGCATCAACGTCGTCGGGCTCGACGTCTCGGGCAAGGCACGCAGCGCGCTGCAGTGCATCGCCCGCTCCGGCAACGGCGACTACTACGACGCCGGCTCGGCCGAGGAGCTCGCGCAGCGCCTGCTCAAGGTCAGCGTCCGGGACCTGCGTGGTTTCCGGCTGGTCGGCGAGCAGGTCGAGGGCGGCACCACCGTCGGGACCGCGCTGCCGCTCGAGCCCGGCACCTACCTGGACACCACGCTGCCGGACCAGGGCGCGCGTCACTACCTCCTGGACAAGCCGGCGGGAGGCGGGGTCTCGGTCTCGGCGCTGGTGCGCCGGCCGCGGGACCTGACGACGTCGTGGAACACCGTGCTGCGCGTCGCGCTGAGCACCCCGGAGGGCACGACCTGTGCCCAGAACTACGCCGTCACCAACCAGCTGCTCGGGATGACGCCGATCACCTCCACCGGGATCGCCTACGACCAGGTCGTCAGCTCGGACGATGCCGACGACCCCTGCGCAGCGGCGGAGCAGCTCGTCGCCACCGTGGTGAGCGGAGCCGGCGGCGAGGACTTCCGCCTCCAGGCGGGGAGTCGGCCGGCGGTGGAGAACCTCGACGCCCTGCCGGCCGCGGTGGAGCGCACCGACGAGGGGCTGCAGCCGGTGCCCGTACCTGCCTCCGGCCCCCGCGAGCCGGTGATCGGCGGGGTCTCCTTCGACGACGCGCCCGAGCTGGTGCCCGGCACCACCTACGCGGACACCCTGCGTCCCTCGGAGGTGCTGGTCTACAAGGTGCGCGCCGGCTACGGCCAGGCCGTGCGGATGTCCGCGCGTCTCGACCCCGACCCGCAGGCGGCGCAGGTGATCACCTTCACGGGAGCGGCGGCGGCGCTGCGCTCCTACTCCGCGCTGGGCCAGCAGCTGGCCGTGCCGGCCGCGGAGCAGGACGGCGCCCGGAGCCACGACTTCTACCACGGTGACCGGGCGAGCCTGCTGACCGGCGTGGTGCCGCCGGTCCGGGTGCGCAACGCGGAGTCCCCGGACGCCGGGCTCAAGACGCTGGTCGCGGACGGCTACCAGTACTTCGCCCTCGGCATGGGACGGCTGCCGGGCGAGGAGGCCAACGAGTTCGTCGCGCCCGTGGCCCTCCGGGTCGAGGTGGTCGGGACGGAGGAGGGGGTGCCGGAGCTCGCCGGACAGGAGCGGGGTCCGCTCGCCGAGGAGCCGGACGGCGCGGGCGACGGGACAGGCGGGGACGAGGCCGGGGGACCTGGCTCCTCCGACGCCGGGGGACCGGTGCTGTGGTGGGCGCTGGGCGGCGCGGCGGTGCTGGTCGCCGCGGCGGCCGCGTTCGCGCTCGGCCGGCGCTCGCGGGCGTAG
- a CDS encoding amidase — protein sequence MAELHDLTALEQGAAVRGGEVSPLELVEHYLARADDVGAFVTRTPDQARERARSLPSGGRSPLHGVPTAIKDLNPTAGVRTTFGSAAYDDHVPETSDHVVLSIEAAGMVSLGKTSTPEFGSPCYTEPEGLPPAVTPWDRTRMAGGSSGGAAAAVAAGLVPLAQGSDGGGSIRIPASCCGLVGLKPSRGRVSGAPMYGDPIGLGVTGPIARTVRDAAALLDVLAGREVGDPTWAPEPSGTFLEACDREPGRLRVARFADPVLAETPVDPECLRAWEDASALLESLGHHVEDVPVPLPREAVPVFETCWSVLTALSPAPAGREEWLRPLTRWLSDRGHAVSGPGFALAVGALRRYAAEALSALAPYDLVLTPTVAAPPLRVGALRDDADPHADFEAQKRFTPWTSAWNVTGMPAASLPLHWTPEGLPVGVMLAARPAEEELLLAVCAQVESAAPWEARRPPGW from the coding sequence ATGGCTGAGCTCCACGACCTGACCGCGCTGGAGCAGGGGGCCGCCGTGCGCGGCGGCGAGGTCTCACCCCTCGAGCTGGTCGAGCACTACCTCGCCCGGGCCGACGACGTCGGCGCCTTCGTCACCCGCACTCCCGACCAGGCCCGGGAACGGGCCAGGTCGCTCCCGTCCGGCGGTCGCTCGCCGCTGCACGGCGTGCCCACCGCGATCAAGGACCTGAACCCCACCGCCGGGGTGCGCACCACGTTCGGGTCCGCGGCGTACGACGACCACGTGCCCGAGACCTCCGACCACGTGGTGCTCTCGATCGAGGCCGCCGGGATGGTGTCGCTGGGCAAGACCAGCACCCCGGAGTTCGGCTCGCCCTGCTACACCGAGCCCGAGGGTCTGCCCCCGGCGGTCACGCCCTGGGACCGCACCCGGATGGCTGGCGGCTCGTCGGGCGGCGCGGCCGCGGCGGTCGCGGCCGGTCTGGTGCCGCTGGCCCAGGGGTCGGACGGCGGCGGCTCGATCCGGATCCCCGCCTCCTGCTGCGGACTGGTGGGTCTCAAGCCGTCCCGCGGCCGGGTGAGCGGAGCGCCCATGTACGGCGACCCGATCGGGCTCGGGGTCACGGGGCCGATCGCCCGGACCGTGCGCGACGCGGCCGCGCTGCTCGACGTGCTGGCCGGTCGGGAGGTGGGGGACCCGACCTGGGCGCCCGAGCCGTCCGGCACCTTCCTCGAGGCGTGCGACCGCGAGCCGGGGAGGCTGCGGGTGGCCAGGTTCGCCGACCCGGTGCTGGCCGAGACTCCCGTGGACCCCGAGTGCCTGCGCGCCTGGGAGGACGCCTCGGCGCTCCTGGAGTCGTTGGGACACCACGTGGAGGACGTGCCGGTGCCGCTGCCGCGGGAGGCGGTGCCGGTCTTCGAGACCTGCTGGTCGGTGCTGACCGCCCTCTCCCCGGCGCCCGCGGGACGCGAGGAGTGGCTGCGTCCGCTGACCCGCTGGCTGAGCGACCGCGGCCACGCCGTCTCCGGCCCCGGGTTCGCGCTGGCGGTCGGCGCGCTGCGCCGGTACGCGGCCGAGGCCCTGAGCGCGCTGGCGCCGTACGACCTGGTGCTGACCCCGACCGTGGCCGCGCCACCGCTGCGGGTCGGGGCGCTGCGCGACGACGCCGATCCGCACGCCGACTTCGAGGCGCAGAAGCGGTTCACGCCCTGGACCTCCGCCTGGAACGTCACCGGGATGCCGGCGGCCTCGCTGCCGCTGCACTGGACGCCGGAGGGCCTGCCCGTGGGGGTGATGCTCGCCGCCAGGCCCGCGGAGGAGGAGCTGCTGCTGGCGGTCTGCGCCCAGGTCGAGTCCGCGGCGCCCTGGGAGGCCCGGAGGCCGCCCGGGTGGTGA
- a CDS encoding glycosyltransferase family 61 protein yields the protein MDLLRRLANRVSRQFSLLRDRLGVYRELTRRIRRCPGTSVVLTPERPSWRARRWLARTVRTTLPGRLQVVVTGPGAEERLAHLGDVDLVVDLTTVSRARPPRAPAEDGAAEAAQGAEGASAWPHLRQGGAYVEVLSLVPSRRRRQRRRWLQPSGGRRVVDAIAAEHARSIGPVREHAGVLVVRKVAEHLLLLTEEDVQVLLPARSGVRVTPLAVRAGGTFDPGRRVTGAVDDPAGRGDPPATSTDGLLRAPVVQLRHYAGPVELWDGMVVTAGSTVLPESFKWFDHRPLENRKLSPVGPRHARRRLEERPPESLAGDYYYFEYKNAGHYGHLLTEALAKLWAWPEVVAREPGVRLLMREHPRDARRKRPRADLRLLEAFGIGASDVTWIRDPVRVQSLYAATPMLHNKPPYAIHPDLLGVWQRVRDGLLATEFEPPPRSERIFVTRHGGNRACRNHARVEALFASYGFTVLRPEQLDVAQQAAVFDAATVVAGFGGTGMFNLIFATSRPTVIVLNQESYDARNEDLISGVLGCDLHYFWSAADQSHPPGEFSYSAFQSGWEFDFDRNEAALRGLLAGL from the coding sequence ATGGACCTCCTGCGCCGGCTCGCCAACCGGGTCTCCCGCCAGTTCTCGTTGCTGCGTGACCGCCTCGGGGTCTACCGCGAGCTGACCCGCCGGATCCGCCGCTGCCCGGGCACCTCCGTGGTGCTCACGCCCGAGCGCCCGTCGTGGCGCGCCCGGCGGTGGCTGGCGCGGACGGTCCGCACCACGCTGCCCGGCCGCCTCCAGGTCGTGGTCACCGGCCCCGGCGCCGAGGAGCGGCTCGCGCACCTGGGAGACGTGGACCTCGTCGTGGACCTCACCACGGTGTCGAGGGCGCGCCCGCCCCGGGCCCCAGCGGAGGACGGGGCGGCGGAGGCCGCACAGGGAGCGGAGGGAGCGAGCGCGTGGCCTCACCTGCGCCAGGGCGGGGCGTACGTCGAGGTGCTCTCCCTGGTGCCCTCGCGACGCCGGCGGCAGCGCCGGCGGTGGCTGCAGCCGAGCGGGGGGCGCAGGGTCGTGGACGCGATCGCGGCCGAGCACGCACGGTCCATCGGGCCGGTCCGCGAGCACGCAGGGGTGCTGGTGGTGAGGAAGGTCGCCGAGCACCTCCTGCTGCTCACCGAGGAGGACGTGCAGGTGCTGCTCCCGGCCCGGAGCGGCGTCCGGGTGACCCCCCTGGCCGTCCGGGCCGGGGGGACCTTCGACCCTGGACGGCGGGTGACCGGTGCCGTCGACGACCCGGCGGGTCGTGGGGACCCGCCCGCGACCTCCACCGACGGCCTCCTGCGCGCTCCCGTCGTGCAGCTGCGGCACTACGCCGGCCCGGTCGAGCTCTGGGACGGGATGGTGGTGACCGCGGGCAGCACCGTGCTGCCGGAGTCGTTCAAGTGGTTCGACCACCGGCCGCTGGAGAACCGCAAGCTCTCACCCGTCGGCCCCCGGCACGCCCGGCGCCGGCTCGAGGAGCGGCCGCCCGAGTCGCTCGCGGGCGACTACTACTACTTCGAGTACAAGAACGCCGGGCACTACGGCCACCTGCTCACCGAGGCCCTGGCCAAGCTGTGGGCATGGCCGGAGGTCGTGGCCCGGGAGCCCGGCGTGCGGCTGCTGATGCGCGAGCACCCGCGCGACGCGCGACGCAAGCGCCCCCGGGCCGACCTGCGCCTGCTCGAGGCCTTCGGCATCGGTGCCTCGGACGTCACCTGGATCCGCGACCCGGTGCGCGTGCAGAGCCTGTACGCCGCCACCCCGATGCTCCACAACAAGCCGCCGTACGCGATCCACCCCGACCTGCTCGGGGTCTGGCAGCGGGTCCGTGACGGGCTGCTGGCGACCGAGTTCGAGCCGCCACCGCGCTCGGAGCGGATCTTCGTCACCCGGCACGGGGGCAACCGCGCCTGCCGCAACCACGCGCGGGTCGAGGCGCTCTTCGCCTCCTACGGCTTCACGGTCCTGCGGCCCGAGCAGCTGGACGTCGCGCAGCAGGCCGCGGTCTTCGACGCGGCCACGGTGGTCGCCGGGTTCGGCGGGACCGGGATGTTCAACCTGATCTTCGCCACCTCGCGGCCCACGGTCATCGTGCTCAACCAGGAGTCGTACGACGCCCGCAACGAGGACCTGATCTCCGGGGTGCTGGGCTGCGACCTGCACTACTTCTGGAGCGCCGCCGACCAGTCGCACCCGCCGGGGGAGTTCTCCTACTCCGCGTTCCAGTCCGGCTGGGAGTTCGACTTCGACCGCAACGAGGCCGCCCTGCGCGGCCTGCTCGCCGGGCTGTGA
- a CDS encoding sulfotransferase family 2 domain-containing protein: MIVSRAQRLLFVHVQKTGGLSTDTLLESLLPDAERVQGLPGTRHAKLRAALRAHPEYADYFVFGFVRNPWARLLSWHAMVLRRTSSAQDGNEYIAARLEANSFWRKVGEEYADFEEFVLRGTREIPRLGTPQIDWLRAPGREADFIGRTESFDADLATALEKAGVEVPPGAIQRRNAGPPADYRSAYTPAMRDRVAEAFAEDIEAFGYRF, encoded by the coding sequence GTGATCGTCTCCCGCGCGCAACGGCTGCTCTTCGTGCACGTGCAGAAGACCGGAGGGCTCTCCACCGACACGCTGCTGGAGTCCCTCCTCCCCGACGCGGAGCGGGTGCAGGGACTGCCCGGCACCCGGCACGCCAAGCTGCGCGCCGCCCTGCGCGCGCACCCGGAGTACGCCGACTACTTCGTCTTCGGGTTCGTCCGCAACCCCTGGGCCCGGCTGCTCTCCTGGCACGCGATGGTGCTGCGGCGCACCAGCTCGGCCCAGGACGGCAACGAGTACATCGCGGCCCGGCTGGAGGCCAACAGCTTCTGGCGCAAGGTGGGCGAGGAGTACGCCGACTTCGAGGAGTTCGTGCTCCGCGGCACCCGGGAGATCCCGCGCCTGGGCACCCCGCAGATCGACTGGCTGCGCGCCCCCGGGCGCGAGGCCGACTTCATCGGCCGGACCGAGAGCTTCGACGCCGACCTGGCCACGGCCCTGGAGAAGGCCGGCGTCGAGGTGCCGCCCGGGGCCATCCAGCGGCGCAACGCCGGGCCGCCGGCCGACTACCGCAGCGCCTACACCCCCGCGATGCGGGACCGGGTGGCCGAGGCCTTCGCCGAGGACATCGAGGCGTTCGGCTACCGGTTCTGA